A region of the Phaseolus vulgaris cultivar G19833 chromosome 11, P. vulgaris v2.0, whole genome shotgun sequence genome:
CTACCTCCAGAGCTTTTCATGACGATAAAATCATACTAGAATTCTAACAAAGTTTCTATATAGTGAAAATTGGAAGTTTGAATGATTGATTACCCGAGTCTAGCGGTCTCTTGGTAAAAGAGAATGTTCACGTCACATCACAGGTTAGAAGTATTAATTTCGATTAAGAGTTATAAAGTGTGATTAAAAGCTCATTGAGTCTGTCTGACAGATAAAGCCCACTAGAACATTATAAATAAGAGAGTACTCTCATACTAGTGAAATATAATGTTATTTTGAACCTTAAACTAGATTATCTAAATTGACGTCATTTAACTTGAATATTGAAGTATCTTTGCAGGTACTTCATCCTCTCgaatatctaaaaaaaataatcgagaataaaaaaaaacataaataattcaACGAAAACATTCGACAGAGAACATTCAATTTCGGATAAATTGTAAGAACAAGCAAATTTCGAATaaattgtaagaaaaaaaaaatgaaatagctTAAGTGATAAATAAAAGGTAATGAAAGAATGAAAACATAGATAATATAGATAATATGaaagttataaatattaattttgattttaactTGTTATAAGGCAGGCACCATGAAAGCAACTTCCTCCTCTAGAGGTATGATATTGAAGGTTGTGAATTTTGAATTGAGCTTTGGTACATTTAATTTATAACTTTATTTGTATGATTTGAAGGAGCATACATATGAAGAGGGAATCAAATGAGAGCCATTTGTTTGATATTAATAGGATAAACATCATCCTGCGGTCCATTAAAAGCTCTCCAAGCAAACACATAAATGGCGGATTCTGTTGGGTGGAAGGCATCCCAAAACACCGTCTGCTTTCTGTTCTGACATGGAAATTGCAATGGCAGACATGATAACTGTCCTCTGTTCCTTCCCACCCCACAGCAAGCTCTATCTATAACATCAAACTCTGCAAAACAACAACATTCCTCTACATCATGAACCGAATCCGATATTAATCATCCTGACTAATATCTATTATTGAATTAAGATATCACATATTCTTGAcgtatttataaagaaaaatgttttattaacatTTCTATCACTTTCCTTTTTTCACCCATCCATGTCATCTCGTATGACGATATAGATGGATGAAAAAAAGGAGCATAGACTTAACACCGCTTGCGTGGACTGATATATAAAATACATATTACTTACGGTATCTGGCAGGGTTGTTTAGGACATCGCCCAAGACATGGTAAGTGTTAGCGTATGTAAAGATAGAATCAGGATGATCTCTGTTCAGTTGCTCCACCATTGATCTAAGTCCTTCGTTGAAGAATCCAACTATCTGATTAACCAAGTCCACGCATCTTCCCACTGGGGCAAAACCACTCGCTCGAATATTAGGGATGCAACCCAGTGGCCCAATTCCTGCTAGAAAGAACTTCCTTAACCCTAGATTATGCAGTGCCTGCAacatttttcaaatcaattcctCATCCAAAACTAACCAATTTTTCAACATGCCAAACACTAGTAGATATAAGAGATGTTCGATTCAATTTACCAAAATTTGTTGCCCAAAATTGTTAACAAGAAGATTGCCGAACTGCTGGGCACTGTAATTGAAACTGGAGCGATATAAGGCTGGCATGAGGTAGTTATTGAGGTAGTCATTGTTTCCGGTTACCACAACTGCTATAGACTTGGCTAAGAACTGATCCATTGCAATAGGGTTCGTCATTGATCTATACTGATTCAAAGTGGTCTGAAAGTTCTGGATTTGCTGGTTCATGCTAAACCGATCACCCTGCATCACCATCATCATACTGCACCCTTTAGACACCAGGCATATATAGATGAAAAGATTGCAAATTTAATAAGGATTTTTGTGGTGGTTATATATTAAAGAAATTCTGTTGATATATATACAGTAAACAGTAAACTCAAAGAAAGCATACATAGTTTCTCCCTGACTCATCAAGAATACCACCAGCAGCTGATGCATAATTGACACCATTGAGTATTCTTGATCCATTTGTGGAGGGGTCTGCAAAAGGTGGAGGAGAAGGAATGCCCAGAAATTCTCCTGTGAAGTTAATAAGCAAGAGTTAAAGAGGAAAAGAAGGGTAAACTAGgtcaacattaataatattaagaagtgTAGTTTAACTTtaactcaaactcataaaatCGGGTTATAACGtgttgcacccacttatatattacgAAACGTCTTTTCATGCAAAGGCACGAGCTACTAACTCGTACgtgatattatatattatgtgtGATTCGATAACAGTCCGATAGTGAGTGGtttgataagtccaacaaacaaTCATTATGATAAACACAAAATGACTATGATATGatgttaagaagtgaacttaaatctaactcaaccttataaaatcggcTTATAAAGTAAGATTTCTCACTTATATACCATGAAATGTGttaatctctaatcgatgtgaaTTAGATTTAGAGATGATGGTAATGTAAGAGGACTTACCAATGAAGTCAATGAGGGATCTGCCATTAGAAAAGCGACCAGTAGCACCCTGATTGAAGTCGATGCCGTAGGGGTAGAAATTTGCTCTTGCGAGTGTGTTTAGGAAGTTATTGTTGCCAACTTCAACCAATGAATCTCCAAAAACAAACAAAGCAGGCACCCTCTGCGAGTTTACCTGTGCAATCTCATTCAAGCACAGCAGCAGTAGCAGCATTGCAGCCACTGATGCTTTTGCATGTTCCCACAACCCCATGTTCCTCACTAGAATTCTCAACAAAAGATGAGTGAAAAGTGAAGACTTACAAGGTTATTGAGCACAATATATAAGGTCGGATATGCAAAAAGCCAAGCCATTAAGTGTGTGCTGGCGTGCCTCACTCACGTTTTTGGCTTCTCTCGTAACAAACGTTTACCATTTTCATATCATCTTTATGGTAACCAGAGTTTTAGTGTGTGTTGTACTCAAATGCCATGCATGCTATCTATGAAAAAAagactgaaaaaaaaaagtaaggaCGGGAATTGCGTGCGGTGAGATAACTTTTTATGCTTTTGTAACTCATGAAACTGAAGAAATCAATAAGTAGAAAACGtgtgaaatgatttttttgtgaATCTCATATGCATTAGAAGGTTACGTTAAAGTGGTGTGTAGCTGGCTAGATTAgtttattcatttaattatatttatcattatattaattatgtgCCATGCATTTAATCTTATTCATACTTTAACATCACTTATTAACTCTTTAACAACTCAATCAATATATTTTACACAATTTTTGTTCTAAACAAGGTCACCATGGAAGCTTGTTAAAACACAATTGTACCAAGCTTACTCATTTAaaggaatattttattataattcaaaatacataaATCAACATGGTAATATCACCAGCTCAACCCGAGATCATGGTTAAAACTCTTTGTGGATTgttttaagtaaaatttaatTCTACAACCCCACATAATAAGtaataagtaaaaaaatcaGTATACAACTCTTCATATGTAACTCCAAAGAACCATGTCACaactctttttttattaaagttactaatactattattttaataat
Encoded here:
- the LOC137822413 gene encoding GDSL esterase/lipase At1g71250, which gives rise to MGLWEHAKASVAAMLLLLLCLNEIAQVNSQRVPALFVFGDSLVEVGNNNFLNTLARANFYPYGIDFNQGATGRFSNGRSLIDFIGEFLGIPSPPPFADPSTNGSRILNGVNYASAAGGILDESGRNYGDRFSMNQQIQNFQTTLNQYRSMTNPIAMDQFLAKSIAVVVTGNNDYLNNYLMPALYRSSFNYSAQQFGNLLVNNFGQQILALHNLGLRKFFLAGIGPLGCIPNIRASGFAPVGRCVDLVNQIVGFFNEGLRSMVEQLNRDHPDSIFTYANTYHVLGDVLNNPARYQFDVIDRACCGVGRNRGQLSCLPLQFPCQNRKQTVFWDAFHPTESAIYVFAWRAFNGPQDDVYPINIKQMALI